The DNA segment ttaaatttacctGATGCCCCCCTACTGCGTTTACCACTTTCCCCAACCCCAGTCTCCTCCATTGCCCGATTTTGGCAAGTTTTGCGGGAGGttaggggttaatttattgTCCAGACACTGCAGCTTTATCAGCCGACACCGGTTTGTGGCGTCGGTCATCATGGCTTCCGTGATCGTCCGTGTTCAGTCCTCCCTCCTGTACCGCTGGCATCGCCAAATTCTTACATTACACAAAGCGTGCGTCCTCTATACATCCTCTGCGGCAGTATCTCTGCTCCGGCCGTACCGCGTTTAGCCGCTGTTATTACtcttatgtttattatatgtctCACGTATACCgtgtttattattgttattattagacCAGCCTCAATGGGTCCGTTGGAACTGAAGCCGCAGGAGCCCCAGAACAACAgaaccagcagcagcagcaacaacaggcCCCTCCGCCGAATGCCTGGCAGGTGATCAAAGGCGTTCTGTTCAGGTAAGCGATTCCTTCATTCTCCGCGTCGACCAGCCAGGGCTTACCCCCCCCTTCTCCTATTTAATTCATTAACCTTTCGTGAATGATCCAGTAGGTTGCCCGCGTAGACTAGTGGTCTTCAGGTCCCATCACCTTATGTGTTGAGCCTTATGATATGGCTGATTTTACGGGTTTCTTAGATTATTCGTTAATTATTAGTCTGATATTGAGGATCGCCTTATGCTAATACGATGAATGACTAAATTCCGCCATTACTGTCATCCCGAAcccacaaattaaaatatagaaCTTTGTGTAAAGTAGATCCTGCTATTTTGAgttaataaacataaattatttacGTCTAGTTGCTGTTAATTTTTTTCCGTATGTAAGCTTCTCCTCACCCTTGTAATCATTGACCTTATAGGATCTTCATCATCTGGGCCATTAGCAGTTGGTTCCGAAGAGGCTCTGCACCCCAGGACCAAGCCACGCCCACCGGAGCCCCTCGGCCCCCGAGTCGGAACCTTTTCCCTCGGGATACCCTCATGGTAAGGAAGCGGCCGTCGGTTACACGTGATGAATGTCTCTCTCAGCCTGGGGGGCTTCTTTAACGCTCATTTTTCCCTCCCTTCTTCAGGACCTCCATGTGTTTCTGTCGGAGAATGAAGTCTTTACAGAATTTAATTCATCCGCGGCTCTGTTTTGGGAGCAAAGGGACCTGGTGTACGGAGACTGGAGCAGCGGGGAGAATGGGGACGGCTGCTATGAGCAGTACTCAGAGGTCACCATTCCAGAGGTAAGTCCCGATCCAAGTGTCCCCCAGCCAATAGCTCAACCAGGGCTGTGCCCCGTTATTCCGCCCCTCGTTATTTTATTGCttctaacaaataaaaaacctcAGTGacgtatgacatcatcacagctCGGGCACTGAAGACTACGGCATAGAACCATCTACGTATTTAGTGTGAGCAGCTCCCTGCTGACTGTCATTGAATCTTCGATCATAATTGTAGCGGGCATAATTTGGccaaaaattagatttttcatAAGAAactgtgtttgggggggggcaagccTTATAATGTAGTTCAAGACGGTAAACTCTATCGCTATAGATTTCTGTAATGACTGTTGTGTTTTGTGCAGAGTGTCCAGAGAAACGGCTCTTTCTACATCCACGTTTATCTCACAAAGAGCGGCTTCCACCCGGACCCGAGTCAGAAAGCCCTGCACCGGAGGCTGGCCACGGTGCACACGTCTCGCAGTAAGGAGCTTTCCGTCTCTCTCTGTCTTGTATATGCTTAGGAAACTTCTCCGTCTCTTTCCTTAACTTACGCGACGTTTTCCCTCCCCAGTGCTGAACAAATACAAGCGTCGGCGTTTTCTTAAGACCAAAAATCTACTAACCGGAGAGACGGAGGCCGATCCAGAGATGATCAAGGTGAGGCCCGCAGCGTTTATGGCTTTATTTTGGACTATAGCGGCAGAATATAATAACcggtgtgtcttatttttcagAGGGCCGAGGATTTTGGTCCCATTGAGGTCATCTCTCACTGGCACCCGAATTTGACGATAAATATCGTTGATGACCACACGCCATGGGTACAGGGCAGCGTCCCACCACCTCTGGACCAATGTAAGTTTACCAATTGAATCACTTTTCAGGTTATTTCTCGTTAGGTTTTACGTTGGCTGGTAGTTTTTAACCCTTCTCTGATCGGCATGTACAAACGTGGTCTCCACGACACTACTATGAGATTTGATGGGACATCTGGGTCATTGGATGTGCGTTAATGCTATGGTTTGGTTAAATGTTGTAGCACAGCCTATTTGGGTAATTTATCCATAAATCTTTATCTGTACTTGAAGCTCATTAATTCCAGTACTTGTTTGAGAAGCCTGGATATCCCTCATGTTGGACGGGTTTGATTTGTTATTATCGGTCTTGACCCCTTCTATAAGTTGGTTCTTGGATAAACCCTTGTATGTTCTTCGCAGATGTGAAGTTTGATGCGGTTAGCGGTGATTACTATCCGATCCTGTACTTCAATGATTACTGGAATCTGCAGAAAGATTATGTCCCAGTAAACACCAGCGTGACCAGTCTGCCCCTGCGGCTGTCCTTCTGCCCGCTCTCGTTGTGGCGGTGGCAGCTCTACGCGGCACAGAGCTCCCGCAGTCCCTGGAATTTTCTGGGGGAGGACCTGTATGAGCAGTCTGATGAGGAACAGGACTCTGTCAAGGTGAGAACAGAATTAGAATGTTTCCGGAACCCATCAAGAACTGCATGGAGGTACGCCGGAGGAGGTTGGGGTACTTGCGTGAGACGAGTAATAAAGTGGACTTGAAATATGACGAGGCTGTGGTGTATGAGATGAATTCCCTGaaggctgagagtgatgggtgttgcTTCATATCTTTTCAGGTGGCCCTTTTGGAGACCAATCCCTATCTCCTGGCTCTGACCATCACCGTGTCCATTGTGCACAGCATCTTTGAGTTCCTGGCCTTTAAAAACGGTAATATAATTGAGGATAAATGGGAAGAAGTGGGGTAACCGGATGTTTCGTTGGCTAAACAGATCGAGCACGTTCTGAATTGTAGTCCGACGCTGGGCAGCCGTATGAAACGCACTCTAAAGTAATccatctttctttctctcttagACATCCAGTTCTGGAACAGCCGTCAGTCTCTGGAGGGCCTCTCGGTGCGTTCGGTCATCTTCAACGTGTTCCAGTCCCTGGTGGTCTTGCTCTATATTTTAGACAACGAGACCAACTTCGTGGTGCAGGTCAGCGTTGGGATCGGTCTCCTCATCGACTTCTGGAAGATCACCAAGGTCATGGATGTCAGGGTGGGTATATGGACCTCTCGGGGCGTCATCGATGGTCGGTttagagcagtggttctcaaccttcctaatgccgcgacACTTtcatacagttcctcatgttgtggtgaccccaaccataaaattatgtaattatatatttgtgaaatatgtgttccgatggtcttaggtgacccctgtgaaagggtccTTCAACCCCCATAGGGGTCGCGACCCACAGGTGGAGAACCGCTGGTTTAGGGAATAGAGTTTACCTCCCGAACGGTGATAGCTGCTTTTGAGTTATTGGATAACCCGTGTGTGATGGTTCAGAATTATAATctgctattaaataaaaattatttaaaaaataatgctaaGATGCCAGTAATGGGAATCTTTCAGGACCCCCCCTGAATCCAGTAACTTTGTGTATAACAGGCACGTATTTGTCGCTCACATATTGATTactatttgtgtattttgataTAATGTTCTTATTCCCATTTTCACCTATTCTGTGGCTGTTTTGCCCGTTTAACCCATTTCTTACCCTTTATTACGGTTCTACAGCTGGACAGAGAGAACAAAATTGCTGGAATCTTCCCCAGGTTAACGATGAAGGACAAATCCACGTACGTGGAGTCTTCAACCAAGATCTATGATGATGTGAGTATGAGACTCTGCACGTTAACAGTCTTGGTGCGCGTCGCATAAATGAAACGCAGCCAGTGAAACCGGACCGGAAAATTCACCCGCTGGCAAGCGTGCGCGAGAGCTAGAAACCGGAGCGCCGGACAGGTGGAGAGCATCGGATGAGTGGAGGGTATtcagagatgagtgaggagatgtaggtaggggaagcgctttgaaggtaagagtcaggattttgagagtcaggaggggagaggggttagtaaagcgatgggagaggaagatgagcCTGGCGGCAGCGTTCATGgtgagaccagctaagacagggtTACAATGGTCAAGGTGGGAGCTAATGGACAAGAGCGTAAGGGGAgggggcaatgtttttaagctgGAGATGACAGGGTGATAAATATCAACTATGTTGATCCGTGTGTGAAGTCTACAGAACTTTTTAGCATCTGCCGTGAAGACCGGAAAGCCGGTATCCACATCGGTTCAGCGACTTTGTAGCTTAatgcccttttcttttttttttttttttttttttttttctacccagATGGCCTTCAAATACTTGTCGTGGCTCTTGTTCCCGCTGCTGGGATGCTACGCAGTGTACAGTTTGCTGTATTTGGAGCACAAGAGCTGGTACTCCTGGGTACTGAGCATGTTGTACGGATTCCTTCTCACCTTTGGTACGTTTGATGTAAATAAATCTGGTGTTTTTGCAGCCCCCTTTGACTTGTTTTTGTAGCTTCCACGGTCATCGCTGCTGATCACAGCTGATCCTTTCTATGGGGTAAATGGGTTGGGATAGTTATTGGCAGCGCTGGTTTTCCAGATATACCTCCTCGTCTCAAGACCAATTCACTCGGTTCTTCAGTCTGCTCGCGGGTTAACGATCATTAGGTTTCGTCTGGTTAAAGAATCCCTTGTAACGCGTCTCGCTTCTTCTAGGTTTTATCACAATGACGCCACAGTTATTTATTAACTACAAGCTGAAGTCGGTGGCTCACCTCCCGTGGAGGATGCTTACTTACAAGGCCTTGAACACCTTCATTGACGATCTGTTTGCTTTCGTCATCAAGATGCCCATGATGTATAGAATCGGGTGTCTGCGAGACGGTGAGTCCTTTTCTATTTCGTGAGTAAAGTTAAGCTTTGGTTCACCGGTGGCGTTTGGAATAATTATACTTCAGTTGAAATGAGGAGAATAAGTTATTttgtaaaactagagggtcagaggcttagatgtataTGGAGGACGTTTTACattactgagaggatggtagataagtggaagagccttccggcagaagtggtagaggcctaAACAGTGACTGAACtcaaacatgcgtgggataggcatacggctcctgaatctaagatgggaCCAAATACTGGGTTTTTGAGTCTTAACATAGAAAAGCAGACCGATATTAATAGAATTTGTCCTTTTCCCTTCAGATATCGTATTCTTCATCTATCTGTACCAGCGATGGATTTACCGGGTGGACCCGACGAGAGTTAATGAATTCGGGACAAGTGGAGAACCTCCGGTCTCTCTGCCTGAGCCGGAGGGGCAAGCGTCTCTTCCCGCTGTCCCAAACGACACATCTCCACCCAAaccagaagaagacaaaaagaAGGACTAATTTATTCCTCATGCCCCCAACCCCCCCATGAACTGTTCTGCCCCCTTTGCGGGGGTGAATCGGctgctgttttatatataaaccctTCTTATCCGTAACCCCTTGTTAAGACGGTGTTGCCCCCGTCTGTTATGTATATGGGACTGGTGAAGTACGTCTTTCTCTGCCCACCCTCTCCCGTGCTTTCTGTCATCCTTCTCTCTGTGCCCTCCTCCCTCTGTCTtccaatctctctctctcctccttatCCAATTCCCCTCTCCCCAACTTCTCTCCCTCTCTGATTCCGTCGTGCTGTGTCTCTCTCCCCCGTGATCAGGACCCCTTTGTTGGGTCAACGTGCGAAAACTGGGTTTAATAAATGAGGCCGCTCTTTAACTTTCCACTGTTTGGGCGGCAGTCTAATCCGAGATGTCTCAGCCCTGATTTCACCATCTGAGTTCCGCCGGGGAGCGCCTTTTATTTGTCTCAAGAAGCCCGAGTTGTTGGAGATTCTCCAGGGTTCAGTCAGCCGTTGTGTTTGTATCGTCTGCTCACAAATAACTGAACCGGAGATATACGATGCCCTGCGGGGGTAATAACTAAGAGGGGGCAGCCCTTGTGCCTAGCAGACCCATGCGGCCTTTCTGCTTCCAGTATGTGTTGTGGGAGCCTGCCCAGCGGACGGAGAGGTGAGTGTGATCCGGAGCCCAGCTGGTACAGGTCGGGAACCGGTATCTACTGTGGTGCAGATCGTGCATGCGCAGGGATCCCGGAGCCACCAAAGCGAAGGTTTCCTGAGATCTACGCAGCGCATGGATCAGTTGGCGGATGTCGCTGGtgtgactgtccctttaagtagaTATCCATTTGGCTGCTTGGAGAGTGTGGTAGTGAGGGGGGATATATAGAATTAGAGGGGGGGGTCGGTATATGTTTATTGGGTTATGATGTTGGTGGTAACAGCGCCTAGTTTGGTAGGTCTTCCCTTTAATAGGGAGGAATTATATTTATTCGCTAAACGCAGGCCATAGCCGTTTAATGGGTTTTCTATTCTTGCCTAAATAAATTCTGGATATATATTATGTCTTATCTCTTTAAGTAATAGAAAGCGGGGGCGTCATCAGAACTCTGCGGATATCCAGAGACGTCCCCCGTGAACGCTATTCTGTCGCACTGTATGCTCGTATATTGCTTAACCTGCCGGTATGTCTAAGTACCCCAGGTTTGGGAAGTTTTAACCAATCTGACTGATTATAACCTTCCGACTTTTTAATTCcaataattttaacaaaatttgccaatttccatAATCCGACTTAACCTCCGACTTTCATCCGTttgtcggtctcgtcttagattcaggggccgtttttctatcccatgcatgtttaaattccctcgctgtattactcTCTACCGCTACGGTTggaaggctgttctacttatgtACCACCCTCTCATATGTTACTCTAATGATATCTAAGTATCCCAAATAGTAGATTTTTAGACTGTTATATTGCACACAGTTACATGAACCTATTTAGAAATAAAACCCCAGCCACACCCCTTAACCCTATGGATTCCTTTGGCCATTAATACATTTGCAGTTTACATTTGCCTTCTAAGCAGCAAATCGCGATCCGGCCAAAGAGCCCGATTTCTTCTCACTGTAGCACGGTTTACATCCGCTAGTTCATCCCGATAACAGCACACACTGCATATACGCTATGtgtacacacgcacacacactgcatGTACACTagatatacacactatacatacactgcatATACACTAGATATACACACTACATATACtgcatatacactatacacactgtatatacattacacacacacacacaaaaaatatatacatacactgcatatacatacactgcatatacactatacacactgcATATACGCTATACACACACTGCATATacgctatacacacacagagtacACACCGCGATCCTCTTCTAGCCGGCTGTCAGTGTAGAGAAATCACGTGGCATTCCAGCACAGACCGGGGGATTTCCTGGCTCCGCCTTCCGCCTCCTCGTGGCGTCACGGGAGCCCCTCACCCAATTAGAGCGCGGCACGGGAAGCCGGGGAATTCCAGGCTGTGGCGCTGGAGGAGCGGCAGCGGGCACCTGCGGGTAGTTTGGGCTGGAGACGGCACCCTCTGCACTGCCCTGCCGGGCTGCGGACCGATAATATACTGCAGGGCACAGCAACTATAAGCAGCATGAAAGACGGCAGGCCAGGTAGGGAGATAtacagcgctttatacagtgtCCGGGGTGTCCCTGCATGCAGAGAAGTTCATATTGTATACatgatatacatacacacacatgcatacatacacataaacatacacacacacacacactgacacacacatgcatacatacacataaacatacacacactgacacacacatgcatacatacaaataaacatatagacacactgacacacacacatatatacataaacatatatacacacatgcatacatacacacacacactgacacacacacatgcatacataaacatagacaaacGCACGCAtaaacacactgacacacatatatacacataaacatatatatatatatatatagatagatatacatacacacaaacacatatacacacatatatacacaagcactgacacaaaacatataaacacacacacatatatatacacgagGGACGTTCAAAAagttttcacacttttttttactctaatTTCAAAACAAATGACATCAAAAACGaacaaatgacatcacttttcACCTTCCTTTTTTCCGTCGTACCAACCTTTTCCTCAGAAGACGGTCAACATCAGCTTTACAAACGTGTGAGTGCTGGCGCTTCTGCTCCTCCGTCAGCCGCTCCGGCTCCCGCCTGGCGCTCACTTTACTGAACTGCAGGCTGTCATGAATCcgtcactcacactcacactcagcttCCTGGAGCTTCTTCCGCTCTTATTCTTCCATCTTCGCCAATCACTTCCAGGCTTCTCTCTTCATTAATGGCGGCTGCAGCTGGACGTCCGCAGCGCTCTCTGTTATACTTCCGCTGGTGGCCAGGAAGGCGGGAAGAGCAGTGATTGGTCGGTTATTAGTGAGTCACGTGAAAGAGTTTTCACCCCGGGGTGCAGATGGCTGCGAAACGTATAAATAGCGCCAGCGCTCTGTCATTCGCTTTTTGCGGGCAGACGGAGCGCCGGGAGCACAGACTCATCTCCAAGTGTGCGCTCACTATGGGGAAAAGTTCTCTCTCACATAGCCATCTATGAGTGGATTGAAAAGTTGGGAAATGGCTGTCCAGCTGCAGCAGCGAGAAATGAAGAGAGAAGCCTGGAAGTGATTGACGGAAACAGAGGAATACGAGCGGAAGAGGCTGCAGGaagctgagtgtgagtgtgagtgttggGTCTATCCATTTGGTATAATAATTTGAACAATGGtaacacctgggaactttctaaataaacTCACCCTGAGACTCACCCTTGTACCCCTTGCATGATGATTGTATGGAGTGACTCTTGGAAACCTGGGCTTCaaacctgcattcaagcagggatatcaaccataacatactgggagtaAAAGCCCCAATGGGAGTCTTATCTGCAAGCCTCTCAGAGAGCCTCTCCTGCCCGTAGTGCGCGTGTATAATGTGGGAAACGTTCTTGGAAGACGTCTCGCTGGTTTAACTATGCAGCATGCAGGGCCACATTATCCTGTGCTGCAAGGGGAAGCTCGCTGGGGTCGGCCCTTCCTACTAAATCACTTTTAACTATTAGCGTTCTTTTTAATACCAAAATGATGCCATTTGcaagaatgaaaagcagccctggaagtatttggacaccagccccgtATTTTTTATGAGGTGGTCAAGCGCCCACATGCCACAcgaggggcgtaactagaaatcaCAGAGCTTGGTGTTAATATTGCCCTGGAGCACCCTAGCTTCACACGCAGCATGTcgcacagtgccatctttgcccccaaacagctcgtctgtgccacctttgcccccaaacagcttgtctgtaccaGATTGGCCCCTAAAAAGCTTGTCTGTGACCCCAagcagcctccctatgccacctctgcccctaaacagcctgtctgtgccatttctTCCCCCAAACACccatacatttattcattcattcactcactcaaaATGTACACTTGTGTGttgccccccttgcaaatggCACGGCGAACATCGCAGGAATCCCGACGATTTCAAAGACAGTTCTTTCCTGTCATTGgaagcttcaagcagccaaccaATAGTGAGAATTGGTGGACAACGGAGGAGGGAGAGGGCTGCAGCTGTGAAGCTgtagcttctccctaaggtaagtATTTAGGTTTGTTTACAgattgcatattaaattactcataaaatacattaatgtgcGTCTGTGCGAGGCTGCCGggggcattaaactgtccctttaacacacgCAGTGCGATCCGAGAGGCTTTCGTTGTTGTATTAGTTCTGCATTTGGGGCTCATTACTTTGCGTTGCTGTCAAGTTACTTCCTGTCGCTGGCAAAAGATTGTTACGTGGTGTCGCTGCTTTGCACTAATATGACGTTCGTTAATTACACGCAGCAAACACCGTGACATACATGtggctttgtgtttttgtcCAGGTCCTCATGCTCTGCAAGACCAGCAGCCGACATTAGGTGAGTGAGCAAAGTGTGCGTTCATTCAACTAACAACGCTAACAAACTTTCTAATGGCAACACTGTAACAGCCAATCACGGCTCTCTTTTATCTGCGTTCGGGGGTTCAGATCTGCCCCCCTATATAAATTTGCCCTGTTCCCTGCCCCAGCTGTTTTCAGTGcagatgttattattttattgttttatatagcgccatcatattccgcagcgcagtacaatgggtaaacaagacataacaagtagtgtataacagacttacagaaacaacaggcgaggagggccctgttcaaaaGAGCTCACAATCTAGAGGTGAGACATATGCGGACCCTGAAGCTTGCTATCTATTGCAACCCAGTTAGATTAAAGTAAAGGTATCTTTAACAAACTTGCTTATAACCTGAATTCAAGTAGGGAGCGGAAATAGTctgattttctaaaacaaaaagcacCAAGTATCCCGAGTGCTCATAATACTgttacaaataaatgaaataaaaatgcatattttcagCAAATTGCTAAATCTTTGAGCTCACttattcttaaagggacactccatccATTCAcgttaatgtatataatagctggggggggtgctttacatcaggagatgttttcatacaaataatacaaagtaCTTAAGT comes from the Spea bombifrons isolate aSpeBom1 chromosome 8, aSpeBom1.2.pri, whole genome shotgun sequence genome and includes:
- the CLPTM1 gene encoding putative lipid scramblase CLPTM1; the encoded protein is MAAPGAEIQTSLNGSVGTEAAGAPEQQNQQQQQQQAPPPNAWQVIKGVLFRIFIIWAISSWFRRGSAPQDQATPTGAPRPPSRNLFPRDTLMDLHVFLSENEVFTEFNSSAALFWEQRDLVYGDWSSGENGDGCYEQYSEVTIPESVQRNGSFYIHVYLTKSGFHPDPSQKALHRRLATVHTSRMLNKYKRRRFLKTKNLLTGETEADPEMIKRAEDFGPIEVISHWHPNLTINIVDDHTPWVQGSVPPPLDQYVKFDAVSGDYYPILYFNDYWNLQKDYVPVNTSVTSLPLRLSFCPLSLWRWQLYAAQSSRSPWNFLGEDLYEQSDEEQDSVKVALLETNPYLLALTITVSIVHSIFEFLAFKNDIQFWNSRQSLEGLSVRSVIFNVFQSLVVLLYILDNETNFVVQVSVGIGLLIDFWKITKVMDVRLDRENKIAGIFPRLTMKDKSTYVESSTKIYDDMAFKYLSWLLFPLLGCYAVYSLLYLEHKSWYSWVLSMLYGFLLTFGFITMTPQLFINYKLKSVAHLPWRMLTYKALNTFIDDLFAFVIKMPMMYRIGCLRDDIVFFIYLYQRWIYRVDPTRVNEFGTSGEPPVSLPEPEGQASLPAVPNDTSPPKPEEDKKKD